One genomic window of Cupriavidus oxalaticus includes the following:
- the secE gene encoding preprotein translocase subunit SecE encodes MANPNVETVNANSGKWMLGVAVLLVVAGVIGFYALAQQPSYVRGAALFGGIALGVVVALVSAPGKDFIGFAKESYREVRKVVWPTRKEAGQMTGLVFVFVVVMALFLWSADKLIEWVVFSLVLGWK; translated from the coding sequence ATGGCCAATCCCAATGTTGAAACCGTGAACGCCAACAGCGGCAAGTGGATGCTCGGCGTCGCGGTGCTGCTGGTGGTTGCCGGCGTCATCGGTTTCTATGCACTCGCACAGCAACCGTCTTATGTACGTGGCGCTGCGCTGTTCGGCGGTATTGCACTGGGTGTCGTCGTTGCACTGGTGTCGGCACCGGGCAAGGACTTCATTGGGTTCGCCAAGGAATCGTATCGGGAAGTTCGCAAGGTCGTCTGGCCGACGCGCAAGGAAGCCGGACAGATGACGGGCCTGGTGTTTGTCTTCGTCGTAGTGATGGCACTGTTCTTGTGGTCGGCGGACAAGCTCATCGAGTGGGTTGTGTTCTCGCTCGTGCTGGGCTGGAAATAA
- the tuf gene encoding elongation factor Tu — protein MAKEKFERTKPHVNVGTIGHVDHGKTTLTAAIATVLAAKFGGAAKKYDEIDAAPEEKARGITINTAHVEYETANRHYAHVDCPGHADYVKNMITGAAQMDGAILVCSAADGPMPQTREHILLARQVGVPYIIVFLNKCDMVDDAELLELVEMEVRELLSKYEFPGDDTPIIKGSAKLALEGDKGDLGEEAIMRLADALDTYIPTPERAVDGTFLMPVEDVFSISGRGTVVTGRIERGIIKVGEEIEIVGIRPTVKTTCTGVEMFRKLLDQGQAGDNVGLLLRGTKREDVERGQVLCKPGSIKPHTHFTGEVYILSKDEGGRHTPFFNNYRPQFYFRTTDVTGSIELPKDKEMVMPGDNVSITVKLIAPIAMEEGLRFAIREGGRTVGAGVVAKILD, from the coding sequence ATGGCAAAGGAAAAGTTCGAGCGGACCAAGCCGCACGTGAACGTTGGTACGATTGGTCACGTTGACCATGGCAAGACCACGCTGACCGCAGCGATCGCCACGGTGCTGGCTGCCAAGTTCGGCGGTGCCGCCAAGAAGTACGACGAAATCGACGCAGCGCCGGAAGAGAAGGCACGCGGTATTACCATCAATACCGCCCACGTCGAGTACGAGACGGCCAACCGCCACTACGCGCACGTTGACTGCCCGGGCCACGCCGACTACGTGAAGAACATGATCACGGGTGCCGCCCAGATGGACGGCGCGATCCTGGTGTGCTCGGCCGCTGACGGCCCGATGCCGCAGACGCGCGAGCACATCCTGCTGGCCCGTCAGGTTGGCGTGCCGTACATCATCGTGTTCCTGAACAAGTGCGACATGGTGGACGACGCTGAACTGCTCGAGCTGGTCGAGATGGAAGTTCGCGAGCTGCTGAGCAAGTACGAGTTCCCCGGCGACGACACCCCGATCATCAAGGGTTCGGCCAAGCTGGCCCTGGAAGGCGACAAGGGCGACCTGGGCGAAGAAGCCATCATGCGCCTGGCCGACGCGCTGGACACCTACATCCCGACGCCGGAGCGTGCCGTTGACGGTACCTTCCTGATGCCGGTGGAAGACGTGTTCTCGATCTCGGGTCGCGGCACCGTGGTGACCGGCCGTATCGAGCGCGGCATCATCAAGGTCGGCGAAGAAATCGAAATCGTCGGTATCCGCCCGACCGTGAAGACCACCTGCACCGGCGTGGAAATGTTCCGCAAGCTGCTGGACCAGGGCCAGGCTGGCGACAACGTCGGTCTGCTGCTGCGCGGCACCAAGCGTGAAGACGTCGAGCGCGGCCAGGTGCTGTGCAAGCCGGGTTCGATCAAGCCGCACACGCACTTCACCGGCGAGGTGTACATCCTGTCGAAGGACGAAGGCGGCCGTCACACCCCGTTCTTCAACAACTACCGCCCGCAGTTCTACTTCCGTACGACCGACGTGACCGGCTCGATCGAGCTGCCGAAGGACAAGGAAATGGTCATGCCGGGTGACAACGTGTCGATCACCGTCAAGCTGATCGCCCCGATCGCCATGGAAGAAGGCCTGCGCTTCGCTATCCGCGAAGGTGGCCGTACCGTCGGCGCCGGCGTCGTGGCAAAGATCCTCGACTAA